Within Agelaius phoeniceus isolate bAgePho1 chromosome 22, bAgePho1.hap1, whole genome shotgun sequence, the genomic segment cgcgggcgggcgcggggggcTCCCGGGGGGCCCCGCTCCAGCACAGCTTCCTCACGGATGTGTCCGACGTGTGCGAGATGGAGCgggggctgctcagcctcctCAGCGACTTCCACTCGGGAAAGCTGCAGGCGTTCGGTGAGGGACGGGGTGGGGTCCGTGGGGTGGGAACCATGGAATGGGATCCattggatccatgggatgggatgggatgggatgggatccatggaatgggatCCATGGTCTGGGATGTGGTGGGATGGGATAAGATGGGATttgatccatgggatgggatctaTGAGGTGGGATGGGCACGGGGAAGGAGGAGactggggaattttggggctggggaATTTTGGATCCACGGGGAAGGAGTGGGATGGGGAAAATGTTGGATTGAAGGGAAGGAATGGGCTGGATGGACGGatgatgaatggatggatggatggatggatggatggatggatggatggatggatggatggatggatggatggatggatggatccacagagcagggacaggctggggactgGGATTGATCCACAGGGAaggtgctctggggctgtgctggagcctccCCAGGGATGTTCTGGAAGGTTCTGGGTGCCCCCAGGGAAGGAGTGCTCCTTCgagcagctggagcacgtgCGGGAGATGCAGGAGAAGCTGGCACGGCTGCACTTTGGGCTGGACGTGTGCGTGGAGGAGCTCCCCGAGGAGCAGAAGAAGGCGGCAGCTGACAGGAACCTGGACCAGCTGCTGGCACACGTGAGTGGCACCCTGTGACCTCTGTGAcacccctgtcccctgccaggcCTGGCACACCCCGGCGTCCCCTCCgctccctcagctctgcctttgcTCCCACAGCTGGAAGAGCTCAGCAGTTCCATGTATCCTTGGctggtgacagtggcagtggcaggggTGGCGCTGGCAGTGGTGAcaatggcaggggtggcagtgATGGTGGTGATGGGTGGCAATGGTGACAGTGATGGCAGTGATGATGGTGGCAGTGACAGTGGCGGCAGTGACGGTGCTGGCGCTTCCCCTTGACCCGCTCTCAGACAGAAGCTGCACCTGGCCGAGAGCTCGGACCCCGAGGACGCGGGGCCCTGACCCCGGCTCCGTCCCCGCCACCCCCGGGAGCCCcgcgcgggccgggccgggcccctGTCCCCGCCATGGCGGCGGCGGTCGCGGTTCGATGACGTCAGCAGGCGGCGCCGGGGCCATGGCGGCCGCGCCGGGCCCGCGGGCCGGGGCTGAGGCTGAGGCTgaggggcggcggcggctcctgCGCTCCGTGACCCGGCTGCAGGTGCGGGACGGGCCCGGGGGAACGGCGGGGAGcggggaaaggaaggggaaaggtGGATGGGGCCTTTCGGGGGCACTTCGGGATGAGACCCCTGGGGTGGCACTTACGGAGCGGGCAGTGAGGGCACCcccgggcgggcgggcagcTCTATGAGGGCAGCTCCGTGAGGGCAGCCCCGTGAGAGGGCACCcccgggcgggcgggcagcTCTATGAGGGCACCTCCGTGAGGGCAGTCCCGTGAGAGGGCACCCCCGGGCGGGCGATGCTGCAGCCGGCGCAGCCGCCCGGGCTCGGCCGCGctcggtgccggtgccggtgcccggTTGGGTTCGGTTCGGTTCCAGCGCTGCTCCCCCGGGCCGTGCCaggcctgtgccagggggtTCCTGCTGCGGAGGCGGCTGCGGAGCGTGCGGGAGGAGTTCGAGGCCGTGGTGCTGGAGATCGAGGGCGACCTGAGGCAGCTGCGCTGGAGCGGCCGCGTTCTGCAGCGGCCGCGCTTCAGCCCCGAGGTCCGTGAGCCCCGGGACaccgggagcggcaccgggagCACCGGGAGCATCCCCGGGGCGGGGGTTGTGCCCGTTGGCTGCGCTGACCGTGTGCCCCTGCCCGCAGGACGCTCCCGGCCCTGTCCCCGCAGGATTTGGCGCTCCAGGTGCAGCCCGGCCTGCCCAGGTGATTGattcccctccctgtcccacctgtcctgAGCCCAGGAAAGTTTGGGATGGCTCaaaccagagcagcagagccacgTTCCAGACCTATTTTTCCCTCTCCCATtgtattgggattttttttcctcttttcctttttttttttcctgttttccagccCTCTCCAGGGAAACCCTCGGAgccaggggaggctgcagagaacaaaaaaagaaaaaaccaggaaaagccAAATCCTGGTGGAGCAGAGCggggtgggagctgtgggaacatcccccctccaaaccccaaaaacgccaaaccccccccaaagcccccagatTTGGGGTGTGGTGCTGCAGAGACCAAAACCATTCCCAGAAAAACCCGGGAGAAGCTGAATCCTGGTGGAGCAGAGCGGGGTGGGAACATCCCCCCCTCAGCCCCCCTGCCCCGGGGCACAACCccagaccccaaaaaccccaaaaccaccccaaagcccccagaTTTGGGGTGTGGTGCTGCTGAAAGCCccgaggaggaagaggagggagccCTGGAGtgggacagtgacagcagcGAGCTGGGAGCCAGCCCAGGTGAGGGACACAGAAACTCAGGAATGTTTTGGGAATGCTGGGCTGAGCTTTGGGGTTCTCACCTGGGAGCCAGCCCAGGTGAGGGGCACCaaatattttgggaatattttgggaaggctggagcagctcccacagggCTGAGCTTTG encodes:
- the LOC129129952 gene encoding coiled-coil domain-containing protein 28B isoform X4, producing the protein MEERRKKRSPQSCLAQPPPAGAPRPLPPSKSASFALPLPALPSPRQRPRPRRASKERARAGAGGSRGAPLQHSFLTDVSDVCEMERGLLSLLSDFHSGKLQAFGKECSFEQLEHVREMQEKLARLHFGLDVCVEELPEEQKKAAADRNLDQLLAHLEELSSSIQKLHLAESSDPEDAGP
- the LOC129129952 gene encoding uncharacterized protein LOC129129952 isoform X1: MEERRKKRSPQSCLAQPPPAGAPRPLPPSKSASFALPLPALPSPRQRPRPRRASKERARAGAGGSRGAPLQHSFLTDVSDVCEMERGLLSLLSDFHSGKLQAFGKECSFEQLEHVREMQEKLARLHFGLDVCVEELPEEQKKAAADRNLDQLLAHLCLCSHSWKSSAVPYRSCTWPRARTPRTRGPDPGSVPATPGSPARAGPGPCPRHGGGGRGSMTSAGGAGAMAAAPGPRAGAEAEAEGRRRLLRSVTRLQACARGFLLRRRLRSVREEFEAVVLEIEGDLRQLRWSGRVLQRPRFSPEDAPGPVPAGFGAPGAARPAQPSPGKPSEPGEAAENKKRKNQEKPNPGGAERGGSCGNIPPPNPKNAKPPPKPPDLGCGAAETKTIPRKTREKLNPGGAERGGNIPPSAPLPRGTTPDPKNPKTTPKPPDLGCGAAESPEEEEEGALEWDSDSSELGASPGIPEELQGLPRWELQALRTQLLLELLWVQQAIASRKHVVLGGGQEAMDVTTTSTRIGKFEAS
- the LOC129129952 gene encoding uncharacterized protein LOC129129952 isoform X2, with product MEERRKKRSPQSCLAQPPPAGAPRPLPPSKSASFALPLPALPSPRQRPRPRRASKERARAGAGGSRGAPLQHSFLTDVSDVCEMERGLLSLLSDFHSGKLQAFGKECSFEQLEHVREMQEKLARLHFGLDVCVEELPEEQKKAAADRNLDQLLAHLCLCSHSWKSSAVPYRSCTWPRARTPRTRGPDPGSVPATPGSPARAGPGPCPRHGGGGRGSMTSAGGAGAMAAAPGPRAGAEAEAEGRRRLLRSVTRLQACARGFLLRRRLRSVREEFEAVVLEIEGDLRQLRWSGRVLQRPRFSPEDAPGPVPAGFGAPGAARPAQPSPGKPSEPGEAAENKKRKNQEKPNPGGAERGGSCGNIPPPNPKNAKPPPKPPDLGCGAAETKTIPRKTREKLNPGGAERGGNIPPSAPLPRGTTPDPKNPKTTPKPPDLGCGAAESPEEEEEGALEWDSDSSELGASPGIPEELQGLPPQG